A single Fodinibius saliphilus DNA region contains:
- a CDS encoding M14 family metallopeptidase, with the protein MTIRHPVILLAYSLVILSLLLVVNCSSSEEFSGFSYDPEGVTITTDKEIQPQHKRRIGVNKGSIWISNEFAGARMNDFYQVNDTLYRVLIEPENHPVNNSPWYAFKIWSDSSKTVDLQLTYKHGKHRYIPKLSHDGRNWQRIDSAKVRTDTTAGTATLTLHIDTEPLWVAAQEILTGKKYNQWADSLASKPWVTIDTVGYSHQHRPIYKMLIGQADSSQPQGVVIITGRQHPPEVTGGIASQIFINELASEKPLASQFRKEFEVWAYPLANPDGVQQGHWRHNAGGVDLNRDWINFNQPETQEIRDDLLPLKRDSLRKVYYGIDFHSTDENIFYPINREIDTFPQDFTFQWIDSLKKAFPDYPVDVEAFDTSSPITKNWVYRTFGADGVTYELNDEANRDSLRTVTQQSAHIIMRQLLEEKKKRK; encoded by the coding sequence ATGACTATCCGGCACCCCGTTATTCTACTTGCTTATTCGTTGGTGATACTTTCATTGCTATTAGTAGTTAACTGCAGTAGCTCGGAAGAGTTTAGCGGTTTTTCCTATGATCCTGAAGGCGTTACCATTACTACCGATAAAGAGATCCAGCCTCAGCATAAACGCAGAATTGGAGTAAACAAAGGATCCATTTGGATAAGCAATGAATTTGCTGGCGCACGGATGAATGATTTCTACCAAGTCAATGACACCTTATATCGTGTACTCATTGAGCCGGAAAACCATCCTGTTAATAATAGTCCCTGGTATGCATTTAAAATATGGAGCGACAGCAGTAAAACCGTCGACTTGCAGCTAACATACAAACATGGGAAACATCGCTATATACCGAAATTAAGTCACGATGGCAGAAACTGGCAACGTATTGACAGCGCCAAAGTACGAACTGATACCACGGCCGGTACAGCGACCCTTACCCTACATATAGACACTGAACCACTTTGGGTTGCTGCCCAGGAAATATTAACCGGCAAGAAATATAATCAGTGGGCCGATTCCCTGGCTTCGAAACCTTGGGTTACCATAGATACGGTAGGCTACTCCCATCAACATCGTCCCATATACAAAATGCTTATTGGGCAGGCTGATAGTTCACAACCTCAGGGTGTCGTCATCATTACGGGGCGTCAACATCCCCCCGAAGTCACGGGCGGAATCGCCTCACAAATCTTTATTAACGAACTTGCCTCTGAAAAACCGTTGGCTTCTCAATTCAGGAAAGAGTTTGAAGTTTGGGCTTACCCTCTTGCTAACCCTGATGGCGTACAACAAGGACATTGGCGCCATAATGCAGGGGGCGTAGATCTTAACCGAGACTGGATTAACTTTAACCAACCGGAAACACAGGAGATCCGTGATGATTTATTACCCTTAAAACGGGATAGCCTACGCAAAGTTTACTACGGCATCGACTTCCACTCTACTGATGAAAATATCTTTTATCCCATCAATCGTGAAATTGACACCTTTCCCCAGGATTTTACGTTTCAATGGATTGACAGCCTCAAAAAAGCATTTCCTGACTACCCCGTTGATGTTGAAGCTTTTGATACCAGCTCTCCCATCACTAAAAACTGGGTCTACCGAACTTTCGGAGCTGATGGGGTAACTTATGAACTCAATGATGAGGCAAATCGGGATAGCTTACGAACTGTAACTCAACAAAGTGCCCATATTATTATGCGACAACTTTTAGAAGAAAAGAAAAAACGGAAATAA
- a CDS encoding translocation/assembly module TamB domain-containing protein: protein MTEESIRHSSFKKWGKRLLWCLLGVGVCLLLARLSLKTKIVQNWVKDTVRHSVNENIDGQLVIGNLSGDLWNHLSISEISLTQGEDTLVNVDSLTISYNIWPLVGGKVDVDRLDIFRPTIGLEEKSGRWNIQSIVKESPDTASGSTGWAIGVRSFKLHNGLVSVTSDSLLPVDGFTIKEWEIASSFEYGESYNIDLQNLSFKLYEKRLSGPVQLTTVASADKEKLTLEKLVMATGRSMIEGRASVSTQDSSGQLSVDASPVSWEDIMAYAEEIPVRKDMRVNIGVKGSKGQFRSTLNVHAPGLEKFALTSQLHWDEGLVLEELSTEIKHFDPVILLADTTLPALAQFNARFNGQFPLADYRNSYGAFQISGHDVNYASYNIDQFNGEGKVDDAKATFDLELNAGQQQLDASVTSEQLWSDYPMVGAQIRAERFNPGYWAEDSTYGGRLSFTTEVSGRGWYPQQNPWSYALTINKSRLMGQPISEGTMKGKISSEEISLDSQFDIRKGMLEVMAKVKNLHQIPSFSYELESRDLDVAALMGIEDFKTAINAVVTGKGQGKDIPNLSLNSTVDIDSSLVNGELLRSFSSHITLDDSIAVIDSARLQSTIAEGTLKGQMNILKRYDAQNELTLDLQLKDVKSLAPLVDVEELGVKGQVTGRLRPINGNGLEFRGAFDFANLTYGQVFAADRAKGALNTRILKALEYKLNIDLETPIFSGVKVQDLELQSRGAYSEFSANGQFDLQFSSPNEGRIEHSGDYRIETDSIRVRTREYNIISDYRILSLENSFDMTLTGDTFRMERMRVSSGDGAFFEMAIPVLNANEQEAVIHGEALNTAVVQSCLLDKTLIKGMLSGRMEFSRNDTALNAQGELVLSDVEYKETRFDTLLLQGNIANQRLKGDLSVKHDQQELITGQANLPFKLGNPEKLTDRFFEEPVHGSIQVRKISIDRFKSIFAEVGVTNTTGLFSFRGTLDGKAGDPRFVADATLSKATLSGVSVDSVTAGFDYNHAVEEVELDASVLSLGQKAADIKSEVPFYINLRTFELGLPAKQDSIFVDIETNDFNLAAVNDFLDRRRVRKVKGRLNGAVQFSGSIGDLKTDGELVFDNGALQLVPAGIKVKNVQAALDFESDHVQLKEFSADSDNGTMTASGKVGLRNMEPGALDIDLRAKNFRIANTDQYNAVINLDANAGGKVSQPKMSGDLSFVSGFLKLNNFGEKSVETVQLDTLDQPAVNVNMYDSLALDMNISFDRRFYIRNNRYLEMEVELNGALDLVKEKAEDLELFGTIRTPGGYARPFGKRFNLEEGSVVFSGDPTNPKLSIRTRYQPPQTQEDITIWYIIEGTVENPKFKYESRPTMQLENIISYTIFGQPFYALNSWKQVVAGSGNNSAANVALDVLLDRVEALATQKLGIDVVKIDNIQVGEESGTQITTGWYLNPKVFLAIQNVITGSTPDTSFLLEYMLRKDLKLLIRQGNGIRQGVDIKWNYDY, encoded by the coding sequence ATGACTGAGGAATCTATCCGACATAGCAGTTTTAAAAAATGGGGCAAACGCTTGTTGTGGTGTTTGCTGGGGGTGGGGGTATGCCTGCTGTTGGCGCGGTTATCATTAAAGACAAAGATCGTTCAAAACTGGGTTAAAGATACTGTCAGGCATTCTGTCAACGAAAATATTGATGGGCAATTAGTGATTGGCAATTTGTCCGGGGATTTGTGGAATCACCTTTCTATTTCAGAAATTTCTTTGACTCAAGGTGAAGATACGTTGGTGAATGTAGATTCTTTAACTATATCCTACAATATTTGGCCTCTTGTTGGGGGAAAAGTTGACGTCGATAGGCTGGATATCTTTCGTCCAACGATAGGTTTGGAGGAAAAAAGTGGGAGATGGAATATTCAGTCGATAGTCAAAGAGTCGCCCGATACAGCATCTGGTAGTACAGGATGGGCAATCGGGGTTCGGAGTTTTAAACTACATAACGGTTTGGTATCGGTAACTTCTGATAGTTTGTTACCTGTGGATGGTTTTACAATTAAGGAGTGGGAGATTGCAAGTAGTTTTGAATATGGTGAATCATACAATATAGATCTACAGAATTTGTCGTTTAAACTGTACGAAAAACGATTGTCGGGGCCGGTTCAACTAACAACTGTGGCATCAGCTGATAAGGAGAAGCTAACCCTGGAGAAGCTGGTAATGGCAACCGGACGGTCAATGATAGAAGGTCGCGCTTCAGTAAGTACGCAAGATTCAAGCGGTCAATTAAGTGTTGACGCTTCTCCGGTATCTTGGGAGGATATTATGGCTTATGCAGAAGAGATACCGGTACGTAAAGATATGCGTGTAAATATAGGGGTTAAGGGTAGCAAAGGGCAGTTTAGGTCTACTTTGAATGTGCATGCCCCCGGTCTCGAAAAGTTCGCTCTCACCAGTCAACTGCATTGGGATGAGGGATTGGTTTTGGAAGAGCTTTCTACAGAGATCAAACATTTTGATCCAGTCATACTACTAGCCGATACAACACTGCCGGCCTTGGCCCAGTTTAATGCCAGGTTTAATGGGCAGTTCCCTTTGGCCGATTATCGTAACAGCTATGGCGCTTTTCAGATTTCTGGGCACGATGTTAATTATGCTTCTTATAATATCGATCAGTTTAACGGGGAAGGAAAGGTTGATGATGCGAAGGCAACGTTTGATTTGGAGTTAAATGCAGGTCAACAGCAGTTGGATGCTAGTGTAACTTCAGAGCAGTTATGGTCTGACTATCCAATGGTTGGTGCTCAAATTCGGGCTGAGCGTTTTAATCCCGGTTATTGGGCAGAGGACTCTACCTATGGCGGACGTTTATCTTTTACTACTGAAGTGTCAGGAAGGGGGTGGTATCCCCAACAGAACCCGTGGAGCTATGCTCTTACAATTAATAAAAGCCGATTGATGGGGCAGCCAATTTCAGAAGGTACAATGAAGGGGAAAATAAGTAGTGAGGAGATATCCCTTGACAGCCAGTTTGATATTCGAAAAGGCATGTTGGAAGTAATGGCTAAGGTGAAGAATTTGCATCAAATCCCGTCATTCAGCTATGAATTGGAAAGTCGGGATCTCGATGTTGCTGCTTTAATGGGGATAGAGGATTTTAAAACGGCAATAAATGCTGTTGTTACCGGCAAGGGGCAAGGAAAAGATATCCCAAACCTTAGTTTAAACTCTACCGTAGATATCGATTCTTCTCTGGTGAATGGGGAGTTATTACGCAGTTTTTCTTCCCACATTACTCTTGATGATTCCATCGCTGTAATTGACAGTGCACGATTGCAAAGTACTATTGCTGAAGGAACGTTGAAGGGGCAAATGAATATCCTGAAGAGATATGATGCACAAAATGAACTTACTTTAGATCTACAACTAAAAGATGTTAAATCGTTAGCTCCGTTGGTAGATGTAGAGGAGTTAGGTGTCAAAGGGCAGGTCACTGGCCGTTTACGCCCTATTAATGGGAATGGTCTGGAATTTAGAGGAGCTTTTGATTTTGCAAATCTGACATATGGGCAGGTATTTGCTGCGGATAGGGCCAAAGGCGCATTGAATACCAGAATTCTTAAGGCATTAGAGTATAAGCTAAATATAGATTTGGAAACGCCCATATTTTCGGGAGTAAAAGTTCAGGATTTGGAACTCCAAAGCCGAGGAGCATATTCTGAATTTTCTGCAAATGGGCAGTTCGACCTTCAGTTTTCGAGTCCTAATGAAGGTAGGATTGAACATTCAGGAGATTATAGGATCGAAACGGATTCTATCCGTGTACGAACGCGAGAATATAATATTATCAGTGATTATCGCATATTAAGCCTTGAAAACTCTTTTGATATGACGTTAACCGGGGATACGTTTCGAATGGAAAGAATGCGGGTGTCATCCGGTGATGGAGCCTTTTTTGAAATGGCAATACCAGTATTAAATGCAAATGAGCAGGAGGCTGTGATTCATGGTGAGGCTCTAAATACAGCAGTTGTCCAGAGCTGTTTGTTGGATAAAACGCTTATTAAAGGGATGCTGTCGGGCAGGATGGAATTTTCCAGAAATGACACAGCACTTAACGCTCAGGGAGAGTTGGTTTTATCAGATGTAGAATATAAAGAGACCCGTTTTGATACGTTATTGCTACAGGGAAATATTGCAAATCAGCGTTTGAAAGGGGATTTGTCCGTAAAGCACGATCAGCAGGAGTTGATTACCGGACAGGCCAATCTGCCATTTAAGTTGGGAAATCCTGAAAAGTTAACTGATCGTTTTTTCGAGGAACCGGTACATGGTAGTATACAGGTGCGTAAAATATCTATCGACCGTTTTAAATCTATTTTTGCAGAGGTGGGAGTTACAAACACGACCGGGTTATTTTCATTTCGTGGAACCCTTGATGGTAAAGCAGGGGACCCGCGTTTCGTTGCCGATGCTACCTTGAGTAAGGCCACGCTTTCTGGGGTATCGGTGGACTCGGTGACTGCAGGTTTTGATTATAATCATGCGGTAGAAGAAGTTGAGCTTGATGCTTCTGTATTATCATTAGGTCAAAAGGCAGCAGATATAAAAAGCGAAGTTCCTTTTTATATTAATTTGAGGACCTTTGAGTTGGGCCTCCCTGCAAAACAAGATTCAATTTTTGTAGATATAGAAACTAATGACTTTAATCTTGCTGCAGTGAATGATTTCTTAGATCGCCGCCGGGTCCGAAAAGTGAAAGGGAGATTGAATGGGGCTGTACAATTTTCGGGGAGTATAGGAGATCTAAAAACAGACGGTGAATTAGTATTTGATAATGGCGCATTGCAATTAGTACCTGCAGGAATAAAGGTTAAAAATGTGCAAGCTGCTCTGGATTTCGAATCGGACCATGTTCAGCTAAAAGAGTTCTCTGCTGATAGTGATAACGGAACTATGACTGCCAGTGGAAAGGTTGGTTTAAGAAATATGGAACCGGGTGCATTAGATATAGATTTGAGAGCTAAGAATTTCCGTATTGCCAATACTGATCAATATAATGCAGTTATTAACCTTGATGCTAATGCTGGCGGTAAGGTGAGTCAGCCTAAAATGTCAGGAGACCTGTCTTTTGTAAGTGGATTTCTGAAGCTAAATAACTTTGGGGAGAAATCAGTGGAGACCGTACAGCTCGATACACTTGACCAGCCAGCAGTGAATGTTAATATGTATGATTCGCTGGCCTTGGACATGAATATTTCTTTTGATAGAAGGTTCTATATCCGTAATAATCGCTATCTGGAGATGGAGGTTGAGCTGAATGGAGCTCTTGATTTAGTAAAAGAGAAAGCAGAAGATCTTGAACTTTTTGGAACTATTAGAACACCCGGTGGGTATGCCCGCCCTTTTGGTAAACGATTTAATTTAGAGGAGGGGAGTGTGGTTTTTTCTGGTGATCCTACGAATCCTAAACTTTCAATACGGACGAGATATCAACCTCCGCAAACACAAGAAGATATTACGATCTGGTATATCATTGAGGGGACTGTTGAAAATCCAAAATTCAAGTATGAGAGTCGCCCCACTATGCAGTTAGAAAATATTATAAGCTATACCATTTTTGGTCAGCCTTTCTATGCTCTCAACTCATGGAAACAGGTTGTTGCCGGTTCGGGAAATAATTCTGCCGCTAATGTAGCTCTCGATGTTCTGTTGGATAGAGTAGAAGCATTGGCAACACAGAAGCTGGGTATCGACGTAGTTAAGATTGATAATATTCAGGTGGGGGAAGAAAGTGGTACGCAGATTACGACAGGCTGGTATTTAAATCCCAAAGTATTTCTGGCTATACAAAATGTGATTACGGGTTCGACACCAGATACAAGTTTTTTACTTGAATATATGCTACGCAAAGATCTTAAACTGCTTATAAGGCAGGGAAATGGTATTCGGCAAGGGGTGGATATCAAATGGAATTACGATTATTAA
- a CDS encoding TonB-dependent receptor: MNIIKYTTTAVLLLCAFSTSLAQQTATINGQVFNEENNKPLPGVNIIIKNTNKGSSSNGQGAFTLSKVDPGSYTLIFSFIGFKKIIKPIQLSPGERAEIKIELSPRSMLLNGIQITALRPDQIAEANMKENEVKEANPRDSGELLRNIAGVDAVRRGPAGLDPVIRGLRETEIGTYLDGTRIFPGGPARMDSPLSHLDPTAIKKIEVVKGPYALTWGAGNMSAVHVETQPLNTLTKTFGGTITSGYDSNLNAIEEAVSVRGSTGKFGYWVHGAWREGNDFESGNGTNIPGNFLSRELRAKFGYALTSKSYVDISIGYQNQKNLDYPGRLLNADFFNTYNYSANWEWIPENGILSSLKAQAYINNVDHGMDNDGKPTAQEDQNRMPPFPLAVAVDARAHVSGGNITAELTPAPSWNLEIGTDIYSANRDAVRTIDRRNEGMKPAMFPLVDQMWPDARVTDLGLFAKAKHSFTDQLNATSTVRLDLVYTDAGPTSNFFANNVSTNLEQSETNLSGSFTLNYIANQHWTLGAGLGSVVRTADATERYSDRIPASKAQTSAEFVGNPDLDPERSTQADLWIDATYQSWNLSLNLFGRQLDEYITFEATNLQKRLPLSPDTVFRYINGKACFWGFDLSASYRIINALSLNGSAHYLWGKDISLNEPALGISPFGIDGGLRYESPDRPWFVEGTFHWITEQDRVATTRGETSTDGYLTAEIKTGLTAWNRLSLQAGVENVTNTQYVNHLNAKNPFSKQSIPEPGRVFHLDITYKF, translated from the coding sequence ATGAATATTATTAAATACACAACTACCGCTGTACTACTTTTGTGTGCTTTTAGCACGTCATTAGCACAACAAACGGCTACAATTAATGGACAGGTTTTCAATGAAGAAAACAACAAACCGCTCCCGGGCGTAAACATAATCATTAAGAATACCAACAAAGGGTCATCCAGCAATGGCCAGGGGGCATTTACCCTCTCCAAAGTCGATCCCGGCTCGTATACCCTGATCTTCTCTTTCATCGGCTTTAAAAAAATAATCAAACCGATTCAGCTTTCTCCCGGAGAAAGAGCTGAAATAAAAATAGAACTAAGCCCGCGTTCTATGCTCTTAAATGGTATACAGATTACAGCTCTGCGCCCCGACCAAATTGCAGAAGCTAATATGAAAGAAAATGAAGTCAAAGAAGCCAACCCAAGAGATTCAGGAGAACTCCTTCGAAATATTGCCGGTGTTGATGCCGTACGGAGGGGCCCTGCAGGTCTAGACCCTGTTATCCGGGGTTTACGAGAAACAGAAATTGGAACCTACCTTGATGGCACACGCATTTTCCCAGGCGGCCCTGCTCGTATGGATTCCCCATTGAGTCATCTTGATCCAACAGCTATAAAAAAAATTGAGGTTGTCAAAGGGCCCTATGCCCTAACATGGGGGGCAGGAAATATGAGCGCCGTTCACGTTGAAACCCAACCACTAAATACCCTAACGAAAACTTTCGGGGGGACCATTACCAGCGGATACGACTCCAACCTTAATGCTATTGAAGAAGCCGTATCAGTACGGGGCAGCACCGGTAAGTTTGGCTACTGGGTACACGGTGCCTGGCGCGAGGGCAATGATTTCGAGTCTGGCAATGGCACCAATATTCCCGGAAACTTCCTATCCCGTGAACTTCGTGCTAAATTCGGATATGCGCTTACTTCTAAGTCATACGTAGATATTTCTATAGGATATCAGAATCAAAAAAACCTTGATTATCCCGGCCGACTACTCAATGCCGATTTTTTTAATACCTATAATTATTCGGCCAACTGGGAGTGGATCCCAGAAAACGGGATTCTCAGCTCATTAAAGGCTCAAGCCTATATAAACAATGTTGACCATGGTATGGATAATGATGGGAAACCCACCGCGCAAGAAGACCAAAATCGTATGCCCCCCTTTCCATTAGCCGTTGCTGTTGATGCACGTGCCCATGTGAGCGGTGGTAACATCACTGCAGAACTCACACCTGCTCCTTCATGGAATCTTGAAATAGGCACAGATATCTACAGTGCCAATCGTGATGCTGTACGCACTATTGATCGACGTAATGAAGGTATGAAGCCGGCCATGTTCCCCCTTGTAGACCAGATGTGGCCCGATGCCAGAGTCACCGACCTGGGACTTTTTGCCAAAGCCAAACATTCCTTTACTGATCAGTTAAATGCAACATCAACCGTTCGGCTGGATCTGGTTTATACTGATGCCGGCCCTACCAGCAACTTTTTTGCCAATAATGTATCTACCAATTTAGAACAATCAGAAACCAACTTAAGCGGCTCCTTTACCCTGAACTATATTGCCAACCAGCACTGGACCTTAGGCGCCGGTCTTGGCTCGGTAGTACGTACTGCTGATGCCACCGAACGCTACTCTGATCGCATTCCGGCCAGTAAGGCACAAACCAGTGCGGAGTTTGTGGGAAATCCCGACCTTGACCCCGAACGAAGTACACAAGCCGACCTTTGGATTGACGCTACCTACCAATCCTGGAACCTATCCCTTAATCTATTTGGTCGTCAACTTGATGAGTATATAACCTTTGAAGCAACAAACCTCCAAAAACGTCTGCCCTTGAGCCCCGATACGGTATTTCGATATATTAATGGCAAAGCGTGTTTCTGGGGATTTGATCTCTCAGCCTCATACCGAATAATCAATGCACTATCACTTAACGGGAGTGCCCATTACCTTTGGGGAAAAGATATTTCATTAAATGAACCGGCCTTAGGGATTTCCCCCTTCGGCATTGATGGCGGACTTCGCTATGAATCACCTGATCGACCTTGGTTTGTGGAAGGTACGTTCCACTGGATCACCGAACAAGATCGTGTAGCTACCACACGGGGAGAAACTTCAACAGATGGGTATCTCACAGCCGAAATAAAAACCGGCCTAACGGCTTGGAATCGATTATCATTGCAAGCAGGGGTAGAAAATGTAACAAATACCCAGTACGTTAATCATCTGAATGCCAAAAACCCTTTCAGCAAACAATCCATTCCTGAACCGGGTCGAGTATTCCATCTTGATATCACCTACAAATTTTAA
- a CDS encoding BamA/OMP85 family outer membrane protein, producing the protein MGSRFFFFFLMGFVGISFLPIPQAVAQEAGIPDQVWKVRFEGNDQYSAMVLSEQIATEQPTFWEKLSFWDQTGYAIDERKIKKDVIRLQNYYRRRGFVNVQVSYRIKEEGKSWKKKVVFEIDEQLPIRIQSVRYKFEAKRTEIAEIQKDKSFQRVKERQAYRKGRRYETIREPEVIGTFTDVFKNLGFAYAQVSVEAKVDTSKLSAYLTIKGDLGPRTYINNISVEGAESISEKYILREGDLKKGERYSLKKLRTAQKELFNNHLFRFVTISIPEQQKDSTLDLQMRVREHDLRSVELMAGFGTEEYLRGQVSWKHRNVARRGHRLTATAHGSFIEQSLRLDYLFPYLYNTKSSVAISPFGQHLLQNNYELLRAGITNSLIYRYTENLTASGSYEFTKNKELSQRLDSSLPDTTLEYDLSSFQFSGYYNQTLGREQEGWVFQPYLELSGLFGLATFQFQKLSADIRRFTRLSNTTMLATRLQGGALYNVPSDSLPKNIRFYLGGTNSVRGWHRQQLGPKRAQTDSTGFKKYIPRGGRAMVSFNIEVRQELNFFVDGLGIAFFLDGGQVWHTFHRTNTRPIQFGAGGGLRYKSPVGPIRIDVGYKINPTDEDLNRYNGQDFGSAWDRIGIHLSIGQAF; encoded by the coding sequence ATGGGGTCACGATTTTTTTTCTTTTTTTTAATGGGATTTGTGGGGATCTCTTTTCTGCCAATACCACAGGCTGTTGCCCAAGAAGCCGGTATACCCGACCAGGTTTGGAAAGTGAGATTTGAAGGTAATGATCAGTATTCGGCGATGGTGTTGTCTGAACAGATTGCGACTGAACAACCAACATTTTGGGAAAAGCTATCGTTTTGGGACCAAACGGGCTATGCCATTGATGAGAGAAAGATAAAAAAAGATGTAATCCGGTTGCAGAACTATTATCGCAGGCGGGGCTTTGTTAATGTTCAGGTTAGTTATCGCATTAAGGAGGAGGGTAAATCTTGGAAAAAAAAGGTTGTTTTTGAAATTGATGAGCAACTACCTATTCGTATTCAGTCTGTAAGATATAAGTTCGAAGCGAAACGTACCGAGATAGCAGAAATACAGAAAGATAAATCATTCCAGCGAGTTAAAGAGAGACAAGCATATCGTAAAGGCAGGAGATATGAAACGATACGGGAGCCGGAAGTAATTGGTACGTTCACTGATGTATTTAAAAACCTCGGTTTTGCTTATGCCCAGGTTTCGGTTGAGGCAAAGGTTGATACTTCCAAACTATCGGCTTACCTAACAATTAAGGGGGATTTGGGACCCCGAACGTATATTAATAACATTTCAGTGGAAGGGGCTGAAAGCATTTCAGAAAAATATATTTTGAGAGAAGGAGATCTCAAAAAAGGAGAACGTTATAGTTTAAAAAAGTTAAGAACTGCACAAAAGGAGCTATTTAACAACCATCTTTTCCGGTTTGTGACGATTAGCATTCCTGAACAACAAAAAGATTCTACCTTAGATCTACAGATGCGAGTGCGTGAGCATGATCTTCGTTCTGTTGAGTTGATGGCAGGATTTGGAACTGAAGAGTATTTGCGGGGACAAGTGAGCTGGAAGCATCGAAATGTTGCCAGACGGGGACACCGATTAACAGCAACAGCCCACGGTTCTTTTATTGAACAGTCACTCCGACTGGATTATCTTTTCCCGTATCTCTATAACACGAAAAGCAGTGTGGCTATATCTCCTTTTGGGCAGCACCTTTTGCAGAACAATTATGAACTGCTACGAGCTGGAATTACTAATAGTTTAATTTATCGTTATACCGAGAATTTAACGGCTTCCGGCTCTTATGAGTTCACGAAAAACAAAGAACTTTCACAGCGACTTGATAGCAGTTTGCCTGATACCACTCTGGAGTATGACCTGTCTTCTTTCCAGTTTAGTGGATACTATAATCAAACATTGGGCCGTGAACAAGAGGGATGGGTTTTTCAACCGTATTTAGAACTTTCGGGGTTATTTGGATTGGCTACGTTTCAGTTTCAAAAGTTATCGGCTGATATTCGGCGTTTTACACGTCTTTCTAATACTACTATGCTGGCAACACGCCTCCAGGGAGGGGCTTTATATAATGTACCGTCTGATTCTCTTCCCAAGAATATAAGATTTTATTTAGGTGGTACTAATTCGGTGCGGGGTTGGCATCGTCAACAGCTTGGGCCTAAACGTGCTCAAACTGACAGTACAGGTTTTAAGAAGTATATTCCACGAGGCGGGCGTGCAATGGTCAGTTTTAATATTGAGGTCCGTCAAGAACTTAACTTTTTTGTTGATGGTTTGGGTATTGCTTTCTTTCTGGATGGCGGACAGGTATGGCATACATTCCATCGTACAAATACAAGGCCCATTCAATTTGGAGCGGGGGGAGGTTTGCGGTACAAATCCCCGGTGGGCCCAATACGAATAGATGTGGGGTATAAGATTAATCCCACTGATGAAGATTTAAATAGATATAATGGGCAGGATTTTGGAAGTGCCTGGGATAGAATTGGTATACACCTAAGTATAGGGCAAGCATTTTAA